In Drosophila santomea strain STO CAGO 1482 chromosome 2L, Prin_Dsan_1.1, whole genome shotgun sequence, a single window of DNA contains:
- the LOC120455674 gene encoding uncharacterized protein LOC120455674 has product MSLHLRGPIFARILLLRRSLMNQSSERIVGRPPLPAQTFGTCLKSSLLKPEQEQPNRFGEDYRIYQQNVDLDAFFGEEPKYEKVSDVCLLNDHFILVKMPPSDPSPPPSKSKISRCFKCNRGSRVSPIPEESDEKSSPPQSSCLQPWSTQNPDKMEVFDSSTGLTTTNTPWRSPQAASVIVEQPHPTLQLETIQSLASGQLQVPPASRGPLHWFLWPFRRRLDTRSKSKSQLVAVHKTYFVRWSKPPDTLWHGFGVDTLEEKKPELRRCRSAVF; this is encoded by the coding sequence ATGTCCTTGCACCTTCGTGGTCCTATCTTCGCTAGGATCCTCCTGCTGCGCCGCAGCCTCATGAACCAGTCCTCCGAAAGGATTGTTGGGAGGCCGCCTCTTCCTGCCCAGACTTTCGGAACATGCCTCAAATCCAGCCTTTTGAAAccggagcaggagcagccgaATCGTTTTGGAGAGGATTACCGCATCTACCAGCAGAACGTCGACTTGGATGCCTTCTTCGGCGAAGAGCCGAAGTACGAGAAGGTGTCGGATGTCTGTCTGTTAAATGACCACTTCATCCTGGTTAAAATGCCGCCATCAGATCCTTCTCCGCCTCCTTCAAAGTCCAAGATTTCTCGTTGCTTCAAATGCAACCGTGGCAGTCGCGTTTCTCCCATTCCAGAGGAATCGGATGAGAAGTCATCTCCGCCACAGTCCAGCTGCCTGCAGCCCTGGTCGACACAAAATCCGGACAAGATGGAGGTCTTCGATTCCAGTACCGGGTTAACCACTACCAATACACCATGGCGGAGTCCTCAGGCAGCTTCCGTGATAGTGGAGCAGCCGCATCCCACGCTGCAGCTGGAGACGATCCAATCATTGGCTTCCGGACAGCTGCAGGTGCCTCCCGCGAGTCGAGGACCACTCCACTGGTTCCTCTGGCCCTTCCGCCGGCGCTTGGACACCAGGAGCAAGTCCAAGTCCCAGCTGGTTGCCGTTCATAAAACCTACTTCGTACGATGGAGCAAACCGCCGGACACACTGTGGCATGGATTCGGCGTGGACACGCTGGAGGAGAAGAAGCCGGAGCTTCGTCGTTGCCGGTCGGCGGTTTTCTGA